In one window of Brachionichthys hirsutus isolate HB-005 unplaced genomic scaffold, CSIRO-AGI_Bhir_v1 contig_916, whole genome shotgun sequence DNA:
- the LOC137912838 gene encoding ermin-like, with the protein MEMQMSRITEEEAVTCQVRGITGGVTGEALQTPEESERDDSVFLSDEDQAHLDINENSSWDFEHPEPRDESDVSAHREADLQMLPEQNASEEKANRPAEEEDLFDTQEEKPPFDTLNEEKTKRLSVEADTERQVSGHGKRQIDQQPKTDHDIPTPVEFHHISSPGYATLPLLIKDDQQKSFNHLTSSKYSTVSYRRIRQGNTQQKIDKFEYMMNL; encoded by the exons ATGGAGATGCAGATGAGCAGAATCACAGAGGAAGAAGCAGTCACATGCCAGGTCCGGGGGATCACCGGTGGAGTCACCGGCGAGGCGCTCCAAACACCGGAGGAATCCGAGAGAGATGACTCTGTGTTTTTGAGTGATGAGGACCAAGCTCATCTGGACATAAACGAAAACTCGTCTTGGGATTTTGAGCATCCTGAACCCAGAGATGAGTCAGATGTCAGCGCCCATAGAGAAGCTGACCTGCAAATGCTGCCTGAACAAAATGCGTCAGAAGAAAAAG CTAATCgacctgcagaggaggaagatttATTTGACACACAGGAAGAAAAACCTCCCTTTGACACCCTAAATGAGGAGAAAACTAAAAGGCTGAGTGTGGAAGCAGATACTGAGCGGCAGGTATCAGGTCACGGGAAGCGTCAGATCGACCAGCAGCCAAAAACAGACCACGACATCCCGACTCCGGTGGAGTTTCATCACATCTCCAGCCCAGGTTACGCCACTCTGCCTCTCCTGATAAAAGACGATCAGCAGAAATCCTTCAACCACCTCACCTCCTCCAAATACAGCACCGTGTCCTACCGCAGGATTCGTCAGGGGAACACCCAGCAGAAGATCGACAAGTTTGAGTACATGATGAATTTGTGA